From the Pseudomonas sp. Teo4 genome, the window CCTGGACCTTGGCTGGCAAGTTCTTGATTGCCGCAACCGCTGCATCGCGGTTGGCGAAGCTGCCATAAGTGACAACGTACAGCGGCTTACCCTGCAGGTTTTTCTTGAAGTAGCGATAGTCGCCACCCTGCGCCTTGACGAAGGCCTGAGCCGACGCTTCAGAGCTGGTGCCGAGGATCTGCACCACATAGTTGCCGGGCTTCTGGCCAGCATACCAACCGCCACTGCCACTGCCGCCAGCTGCAGATTTCTCGGCCGGCTTGGTGGCCGGCTTGGCTGCAGCGACCTGGGTCGGGGCCTGAACCGGTTTAGCAGGTGCAACCGGCTTGACAGGCTGGGTTGCAACCGGCTTCTGCGCAGGCGCAACTGGCTGTACTGGCGCGGTGGTGACAGGTTGTGCGGGGATTGGCGCCGGGCCAGCGGCCACGCCCTGTGGCGGCGCGATGGTGGTCACTGTGGGAGGAGTGCCAGACTGTAGCGCGGTGTCGCCGGCAGGACTGCCCTCCTCACCTTCGCCCATGCCAGCGGCCTGAGCCAGCGGCTCACGCATCACCGGCTGCGACTGCCCTACCAGCGGCAGCGGCATTGGCTGGGACGTACCAGAGAACTCAATGGCCGGGCCACCGTTGTTCGACTGGGCAGCCCCCGGCTGACCTTCACCCAACGGCAACTGCGCCTGGGCGGCCGGCGCCTCGGCGGGTGCCTTGTCGCCTTTCTTCGGCATGAGAACCGCGGCCGCAACGGCGACCACAACCACAGCGGACAGCGCGAGCACGTGTTTCTTAGGCATTTTGAACCCCATGGATGGTCGCTTGGCCGTCGTCCGGCTGGCGATCATGGCTTCGATCAAGGTATCGCGGGCGACCTGATTGATGTTGCCAGGCCAGCCGTCGGAGTTTTCATGGATATCGACGATCTGTTCACGGGTGAACACCTCGATGCCCCGGCCAGCGCCGTCCAGACGCTGCTCCAGGTACTCGCGGGTTTCTTCCTCGCTGTACGGTGCAAGCTCGATTATGTGGAAACGCTCTTCCTCGACTTCGATTGCCTCCAACCCGGCAATCAGGGATGGCTCACCGAACAGGAACACATGCGGACGCCCTTCCGGAACACCCGCCGCCAACTCCAGCAACGCTTGGAGTGCCGACTCGTCGAGTTGTTCCGCATCGTCCACCAGCAAATAGACTTCCTGCCCAGTCAGGGCAAGCTGCACCACCTGGG encodes:
- a CDS encoding AAA family ATPase, producing the protein MTSLHADEAFLDHYQLSHDPFAPRVPGFKFFPAQRKPVLGQLHHLARYSHLMLVVTGPVGSGKTLLRQALVASTNKQSVQSVVVSARGASDAASVLGQVAQSLGVAQPEVQSILSQVVQLALTGQEVYLLVDDAEQLDESALQALLELAAGVPEGRPHVFLFGEPSLIAGLEAIEVEEERFHIIELAPYSEEETREYLEQRLDGAGRGIEVFTREQIVDIHENSDGWPGNINQVARDTLIEAMIASRTTAKRPSMGFKMPKKHVLALSAVVVVAVAAAVLMPKKGDKAPAEAPAAQAQLPLGEGQPGAAQSNNGGPAIEFSGTSQPMPLPLVGQSQPVMREPLAQAAGMGEGEEGSPAGDTALQSGTPPTVTTIAPPQGVAAGPAPIPAQPVTTAPVQPVAPAQKPVATQPVKPVAPAKPVQAPTQVAAAKPATKPAEKSAAGGSGSGGWYAGQKPGNYVVQILGTSSEASAQAFVKAQGGDYRYFKKNLQGKPLYVVTYGSFANRDAAVAAIKNLPAKVQAGKPWPRTVASVQQELASAR